From the Lysobacter sp. FW306-1B-D06B genome, one window contains:
- the minE gene encoding cell division topological specificity factor MinE → MGLFDFLLAKKQTASIAKDRLRIIVAHERAGRGGTSPDYLPMLQRELLEVIRKYINVDAEAVKVDLIGEGDNKVLDISVALPENPAQA, encoded by the coding sequence ATGGGACTGTTCGATTTCCTGCTCGCCAAGAAGCAGACCGCCTCGATCGCCAAGGATCGCCTGCGCATCATCGTCGCGCACGAACGCGCGGGCCGCGGCGGCACGAGTCCCGACTATTTGCCGATGCTCCAGCGTGAACTGCTGGAAGTGATCCGCAAGTACATCAACGTCGACGCCGAAGCGGTGAAGGTGGACTTGATCGGCGAAGGCGACAACAAGGTGCTCGACATCTCGGTCGCGCTGCCGGAGAACCCGGCGCAGGCGTGA
- the minD gene encoding septum site-determining protein MinD yields MAEIIVVTSGKGGVGKTTTSASLACGLARRGHKVAVIDFDVGLRNLDLIMGCERRVVYDFVNVVNGEANLKQALIKDKRFENLYVLAASQTRDKDALTKEGVQTVLDAMVADGFDYIVCDSPAGIEKGAYLAMYFADQALVVVNPEVSSVRDSDRILGLLASKTRRAENGERIKEHLLLTRYSPNRVETGEMLSVGDVEEILGLKTIGVIPESPDVLNASNKGEPVILETESNAAQAYDDAVARLLGDTRPMRFITAEKKGFFSKIFGG; encoded by the coding sequence GTGGCCGAAATTATCGTAGTGACCTCGGGCAAGGGCGGCGTCGGCAAGACCACGACCAGCGCCAGCCTCGCCTGCGGCCTCGCGCGTCGTGGCCACAAGGTCGCCGTCATCGACTTCGACGTCGGCCTGCGCAACCTCGACCTGATCATGGGCTGCGAGCGCCGCGTGGTGTACGACTTCGTCAACGTCGTCAACGGCGAAGCGAACCTGAAGCAGGCGCTCATCAAGGACAAGCGCTTCGAGAACCTGTACGTGCTCGCCGCCTCGCAGACGCGCGACAAGGACGCGCTGACGAAGGAAGGCGTGCAGACGGTGCTCGATGCGATGGTCGCCGACGGCTTCGACTACATCGTGTGCGACTCGCCGGCCGGCATCGAGAAGGGCGCCTACCTGGCGATGTACTTCGCCGACCAGGCGCTGGTCGTGGTGAACCCGGAAGTGTCCTCGGTGCGTGACTCCGACCGCATCCTCGGCCTGCTCGCCTCCAAGACGCGCCGCGCCGAAAACGGCGAGCGCATCAAGGAACACCTGCTGCTCACCCGCTACAGCCCCAATCGCGTGGAAACGGGCGAAATGCTGTCGGTCGGCGACGTCGAGGAAATCCTCGGCCTGAAGACCATCGGCGTGATCCCCGAATCCCCCGACGTGCTCAACGCGTCGAACAAGGGTGAGCCGGTCATCCTGGAAACCGAATCCAACGCGGCCCAGGCCTATGACGACGCCGTGGCGCGCCTGCTGGGCGACACCCGGCCGATGCGTTTCATCACCGCAGAGAAGAAGGGTTTCTTCAGCAAGATCTTCGGAGGTTGA
- the minC gene encoding septum site-determining protein MinC — MDFELAGELKIGQVGIANLRIRTLDVAKLVEEMRGRVQRAPKLFARAAVVIDFGGLTRTPDEATARALIEGLRDAGVLPVALAYGTTEIERLSEALGLPLLAKFRASYERDEAAAAAEAPAPARREPEPAPKAAAKSAPAAPAPATSNAAPGMMQSVPVRSGQQIYAENRDLTVLTTVGAGAEVIADGSVHIYGPLRGRALAGAKGNEQARIFCREFHAELVAIAGHYKVLEDIPKELRGKAVQIWLEDQQIKIAALD; from the coding sequence ATGGATTTCGAACTGGCCGGTGAGCTCAAGATCGGCCAGGTCGGCATCGCGAACCTGCGCATCCGCACGCTCGACGTCGCCAAGCTGGTCGAGGAGATGCGCGGCCGCGTGCAGCGCGCGCCCAAGCTGTTCGCCCGCGCCGCCGTGGTGATCGACTTCGGCGGCCTCACCCGCACGCCCGACGAAGCCACCGCGCGCGCGCTCATCGAAGGCCTGCGCGACGCCGGCGTGCTGCCGGTCGCGCTGGCTTACGGAACGACCGAGATCGAGCGTCTGTCCGAGGCGCTGGGCCTGCCGCTGCTGGCGAAATTCCGCGCGTCCTACGAGCGCGACGAGGCCGCCGCCGCGGCCGAAGCGCCGGCACCGGCGCGTCGCGAACCCGAACCCGCGCCCAAGGCCGCCGCCAAGAGCGCGCCCGCAGCGCCCGCCCCCGCGACGTCGAACGCCGCGCCGGGCATGATGCAGTCGGTGCCCGTGCGTTCCGGCCAGCAGATCTACGCCGAGAACCGCGACCTGACCGTTCTCACAACGGTGGGGGCTGGCGCGGAGGTCATCGCCGACGGCTCGGTGCATATTTACGGTCCGTTGCGTGGACGCGCGCTTGCAGGCGCGAAGGGCAACGAACAGGCCCGCATCTTCTGCCGCGAGTTCCATGCCGAACTCGTCGCGATTGCGGGCCATTACAAAGTGCTGGAAGACATTCCCAAGGAACTGCGCGGCAAGGCCGTGCAGATCTGGCTCGAAGACCAACAAATCAAAATCGCGGCTCTGGATTGA
- a CDS encoding GNAT family N-acetyltransferase yields the protein MSIVVRDVREHELDSVLALNNAAGPAILPLDAARLRHFFDTAEYFRVAERDGAIAGFLIGMGSHTDHDSSNFRWFRERYPDFFYIDRIVVASRRRGGGVGRAFYADAQSYAELRYPQMACEVFLEGSNDPALLFHGSFGFHEVGQHMMDEADVRAAMLMKPLCSYTWVRDTYGDALPQAPWITRPRTAFAARRATGTAL from the coding sequence ATGTCGATCGTCGTCCGCGACGTGCGAGAGCACGAGCTGGATTCCGTCCTTGCCCTCAACAACGCCGCCGGCCCCGCGATCCTGCCGTTGGATGCGGCGAGACTGCGTCACTTCTTCGATACCGCCGAATACTTCCGCGTCGCCGAGCGCGACGGGGCCATCGCCGGTTTCCTGATCGGCATGGGCAGCCACACGGACCACGACAGCAGCAACTTCCGCTGGTTCCGCGAGCGCTATCCGGATTTCTTCTATATCGACCGCATCGTCGTGGCCAGCCGCCGCCGCGGTGGCGGCGTGGGCCGCGCGTTCTATGCCGATGCCCAGAGCTACGCGGAGCTGCGCTACCCGCAGATGGCCTGCGAGGTCTTCCTGGAAGGCAGCAACGACCCCGCCCTGCTCTTCCACGGCAGCTTCGGCTTCCACGAAGTGGGACAGCACATGATGGACGAGGCCGACGTGCGCGCCGCCATGCTGATGAAGCCGCTGTGCAGCTACACCTGGGTGCGCGACACCTACGGCGATGCCCTGCCGCAGGCGCCGTGGATCACCCGTCCGCGCACCGCCTTCGCCGCCCGCCGCGCCACGGGTACCGCCCTGTGA
- a CDS encoding sensor histidine kinase: protein MLARLNHTRLLRYAGLFTWGAVGLWLLNVWLDPAILSPETEGPPTLQILRWLAVYLAFGAVYWWITRQLGQRHPGIFDHLLLLILTACAIGVGYFSGTGLGSILLMVVAGLLPWLMSVRWGLILLIGGNIAIIPVFVEALDFPPVVAVLQSMTYMGFSSLVFVTALVARQQAEAREEQRRLNAELRATRALLGESVRVNERTRISRELHDLLGHHLTALSLNLEVAGHLSDGRVKEHVQQAHTLARLLLTDVREAVSQLREGGAIDLSAALLPLAENVPALEIHMDIEAPLTMDDPERAHVLLRCTQEIITNAVRHAGARNLWINAGRRADCIVMSARDDGHGADNLVAGNGLRGMRERLQAHGGDLKIETRLGAGFCLHLTLPASAAAAAACEGAIA from the coding sequence ATGTTGGCCCGCCTAAACCACACTCGACTGTTGCGCTACGCGGGCCTGTTCACCTGGGGCGCTGTGGGCCTGTGGCTGCTGAACGTCTGGCTGGATCCGGCGATCCTGAGCCCGGAAACCGAAGGCCCGCCGACCCTGCAGATCCTGCGCTGGCTCGCCGTGTACCTGGCCTTCGGCGCGGTCTACTGGTGGATCACCCGCCAGCTCGGCCAGCGCCACCCGGGGATCTTCGACCACCTCCTGCTGCTGATACTGACCGCCTGCGCGATCGGCGTCGGCTACTTCTCGGGCACCGGCCTGGGCAGCATCCTGCTGATGGTGGTGGCCGGCCTGCTGCCCTGGCTGATGTCGGTGCGATGGGGGCTGATCCTTCTGATCGGCGGCAACATCGCGATCATCCCGGTGTTCGTGGAGGCGCTGGATTTCCCGCCGGTCGTCGCGGTGCTCCAGTCGATGACCTACATGGGCTTCTCCAGCCTGGTCTTCGTCACCGCCCTGGTGGCCCGCCAGCAGGCCGAAGCCCGCGAGGAGCAGCGCCGCCTCAATGCCGAGCTGCGCGCCACCCGCGCCCTGCTGGGCGAGAGCGTGCGCGTCAACGAGCGCACCCGCATCTCGCGCGAGCTGCACGACCTGCTTGGCCACCACCTCACCGCGCTGAGCCTCAACCTCGAAGTCGCCGGGCACCTGTCCGACGGCCGGGTCAAGGAGCACGTCCAGCAGGCCCACACGCTGGCGCGCCTGCTCCTGACCGATGTGCGCGAAGCCGTGAGCCAGCTGCGCGAGGGCGGGGCGATCGACCTGTCCGCCGCGCTGCTGCCGCTGGCCGAGAACGTGCCGGCGCTGGAGATCCACATGGACATCGAGGCGCCGCTCACCATGGACGATCCGGAGCGCGCCCACGTGCTGCTGCGCTGCACCCAGGAAATCATCACCAACGCCGTGCGTCACGCCGGCGCGCGCAACCTGTGGATCAACGCCGGCCGGCGTGCGGACTGCATCGTCATGAGCGCGCGCGACGACGGGCACGGCGCCGACAATCTGGTCGCAGGCAACGGCCTGCGCGGCATGCGCGAGCGTTTGCAGGCGCATGGTGGTGACCTCAAGATCGAAACCCGGCTGGGTGCGGGCTTTTGCCTGCATCTGACCCTGCCGGCCTCGGCGGCTGCGGCCGCCGCCTGCGAAGGAGCCATCGCATGA
- a CDS encoding response regulator transcription factor, which yields MIRVLIVDDQTLVRQGVRSLLALAEGIEVIGEAGDGRQAVELIPQLKPDVVLMDMRMPAMSGLEALQYMARNNTLPPTIILTTFDDDQLVLAGLKAGAKGYLLKDVSLEQLVSAIQAVADGGSLVQPAVTQRLLSGLEHMRNDFVSLDRPDPLTERETEILRLMAGGFSNKEIANSLGVAEGTIKNHVSNILSKLGVRDRTRAVLKAFELQLV from the coding sequence ATGATCCGTGTGTTGATAGTCGACGACCAGACGCTGGTCCGGCAGGGCGTCCGCTCCCTGCTGGCGCTGGCGGAGGGCATCGAAGTGATAGGGGAGGCCGGCGACGGCCGCCAGGCGGTGGAACTGATTCCGCAGCTCAAGCCCGACGTGGTCCTGATGGACATGCGCATGCCGGCGATGTCGGGCCTGGAGGCGCTGCAGTACATGGCGCGCAACAACACGCTGCCACCGACGATCATCCTCACCACGTTCGATGACGACCAGCTCGTGCTGGCCGGCCTGAAGGCAGGTGCCAAGGGCTACCTGCTCAAGGACGTCTCGCTGGAGCAGCTGGTGAGCGCGATCCAGGCCGTGGCCGACGGCGGTTCGCTGGTGCAGCCGGCCGTGACCCAGCGCCTGCTTTCGGGCCTGGAGCACATGCGCAACGATTTCGTCAGCCTAGACCGTCCGGACCCGCTGACCGAACGCGAAACCGAGATCCTGCGCCTGATGGCCGGTGGCTTCTCCAACAAGGAGATCGCCAATTCGCTCGGCGTCGCCGAAGGCACCATCAAGAACCACGTCTCGAACATTCTCTCCAAGCTTGGCGTGCGCGATCGCACGCGCGCGGTGCTGAAGGCCTTCGAGCTGCAGCTGGTCTGA
- a CDS encoding SRPBCC family protein translates to MTRLIEILISLAIVAALFLIVGVALPSSRHLQHSVETNRKLTIVYDTINSLRRFKDWNPLVLRDPNIQLKLSGPDSGVGARLDYDSKEKGLRQGSWEITASDPGKRVAYALTDIEPGRNKRTEFTLKPTGRGGRNVEITQTYDVDYGWNLIGRYAGLYVSSNVGEDMKMGLSRLTNMLAAVPNYDYAELSKDDPAKAPKIVERPAENLLVVTAAVERTNDKVMGQINSNMEWIKKVMAANGLEPAGPVRIVTNEFGSEMYSFDVAQPVKKIGAADGAQKLDIKLEGPVTAVFNEPARVAVVPGFKGHMANLSKVRDALRGWAMTHGYETVERPYEAWTGGITAGFTEEGTYDVFWAVK, encoded by the coding sequence ATGACCCGTCTGATCGAGATTTTGATTTCCTTGGCAATCGTTGCCGCGCTGTTCCTCATCGTGGGTGTTGCGCTGCCGTCGAGCCGCCATCTGCAGCACTCGGTTGAAACCAACCGCAAGCTCACCATCGTTTACGACACCATCAACAGCCTGCGCCGCTTCAAGGACTGGAACCCGCTCGTCCTGCGCGATCCGAACATCCAGCTGAAGCTGTCGGGTCCGGATTCGGGCGTCGGCGCCCGTCTTGACTACGACTCCAAGGAAAAGGGTCTGCGTCAGGGCAGCTGGGAGATCACCGCTTCCGACCCGGGCAAGCGCGTCGCCTATGCGCTGACCGACATCGAGCCGGGCCGCAACAAGCGCACCGAGTTCACCCTGAAGCCGACCGGCCGCGGTGGTCGTAACGTCGAGATCACCCAGACCTACGACGTCGACTACGGCTGGAACCTGATCGGCCGTTACGCCGGCCTGTACGTCAGCAGCAACGTCGGCGAAGACATGAAGATGGGCCTGTCGCGCCTGACCAACATGCTCGCTGCCGTGCCGAACTACGACTACGCCGAGCTGAGCAAGGACGATCCGGCCAAGGCGCCGAAGATCGTGGAGCGTCCGGCCGAGAACCTGCTGGTCGTCACCGCTGCCGTGGAGCGCACCAACGACAAGGTCATGGGCCAGATCAACTCCAACATGGAGTGGATCAAGAAGGTCATGGCCGCCAACGGCCTGGAGCCGGCCGGTCCGGTCCGCATCGTGACCAACGAGTTCGGTTCGGAAATGTATTCCTTCGACGTCGCCCAGCCGGTCAAGAAGATCGGTGCCGCCGACGGCGCCCAGAAGCTGGACATCAAGCTCGAAGGCCCGGTCACCGCCGTGTTCAACGAGCCGGCCCGCGTTGCGGTCGTGCCGGGCTTCAAGGGCCACATGGCCAACCTGTCGAAGGTGCGCGATGCACTGCGTGGCTGGGCGATGACCCACGGCTACGAGACGGTCGAACGTCCGTACGAGGCCTGGACCGGCGGCATCACGGCGGGCTTCACCGAGGAAGGCACCTACGACGTGTTCTGGGCCGTCAAGTAA
- a CDS encoding DUF423 domain-containing protein, which yields MGLYPSTHHLPVSARILVACGALLAAGAVALSAYAAHAVQGVDQQRLHSAALFAFGHGIALAALVPRRPRGFRTIALFLLLLGTLVFSGSLAGAVFAGLPTRFAPIGGSLMILAWVLYAIDALRR from the coding sequence ATGGGCCTTTACCCGAGCACGCATCACCTGCCTGTATCCGCGCGCATCCTCGTCGCATGCGGTGCGCTGCTTGCGGCCGGAGCCGTCGCGCTGTCGGCCTATGCCGCGCACGCCGTGCAGGGCGTGGACCAGCAACGCCTGCACAGCGCGGCATTGTTCGCCTTCGGCCACGGCATCGCCCTGGCGGCACTGGTGCCGCGACGGCCGCGCGGTTTCCGCACGATCGCCTTGTTCCTGCTCCTGCTGGGCACGCTGGTGTTTTCCGGCAGCCTGGCCGGTGCGGTGTTCGCGGGGCTGCCGACGCGGTTCGCGCCGATCGGCGGCAGCCTGATGATCCTCGCGTGGGTGCTCTACGCGATCGATGCGCTGAGGCGCTGA
- a CDS encoding DNA-3-methyladenine glycosylase gives MPRHARGFDTEAAHAHLLKRDRRLAKWMKKIGPIEADPRWRKPFDPVDALARAILYQQLSGKAAATIVGRVEVAIGATRFHADTLARIDDAGLRACGVSRNKTLALRDLAAREAGGEIPDLRRMSVMDNDAIVQALVPVRGIGRWTVEMMLMFRLGRPDVLPTDDLGIRKGAQRVDGLESMPTPKALAELGERWGPYRTYASLYLWRIADLAVAAKEATKRSQD, from the coding sequence ATGCCCCGGCACGCGCGCGGATTCGACACCGAAGCGGCGCATGCGCATCTGCTCAAGCGCGACCGCCGGCTCGCCAAGTGGATGAAGAAGATCGGCCCGATCGAAGCCGATCCGCGCTGGCGCAAGCCGTTCGATCCGGTCGATGCGCTGGCGCGCGCGATCCTCTACCAGCAGCTCAGCGGCAAGGCGGCGGCGACGATCGTCGGCCGCGTCGAGGTCGCCATCGGTGCCACGCGCTTCCATGCCGACACGCTCGCGCGCATCGACGATGCGGGGCTGCGCGCATGCGGGGTGTCCCGCAACAAGACGCTTGCGCTGCGCGATCTCGCCGCGCGCGAGGCCGGCGGTGAGATTCCCGACCTGCGGCGCATGAGCGTCATGGACAACGACGCCATCGTGCAGGCGCTGGTGCCGGTGCGCGGCATCGGCCGCTGGACGGTGGAGATGATGTTGATGTTTCGCCTGGGCCGCCCCGACGTGCTGCCCACCGACGACCTGGGCATCCGCAAGGGCGCGCAGCGCGTGGACGGCCTGGAATCCATGCCGACGCCGAAGGCGCTGGCCGAACTGGGTGAACGCTGGGGCCCGTACCGGACCTACGCCAGCCTTTACCTGTGGCGCATCGCCGACCTGGCGGTGGCGGCGAAGGAAGCCACCAAGCGTTCGCAGGACTGA
- a CDS encoding M15 family metallopeptidase gives MRGPIPNKTVLINTPRIEVWPGGLLRARSNFDARALSRARHVLRRKRDGQYLAADLPEGLLALVPHLRREPGLDAALDLVEAAPGHLRAGLEHVHELPLDRLEDRLEALGLDDAYAERTGLALVAEPDWLAFAGFDRYRRPLWLRVEAARAWALMHDAALRDDVVLEAISGYRSHDYQLGIFERKLARGLSVEEILTVNAAPGYSEHHSGLALDIGTPDEPPAEESFEGTRAFAWLRDNADAYGFAMTYPRDNPHGIVYEPWHWAYRIA, from the coding sequence ATGCGCGGCCCGATCCCCAACAAGACCGTCCTGATCAACACACCCCGGATCGAGGTCTGGCCCGGCGGTCTGCTGCGCGCGCGCAGCAATTTCGATGCGCGGGCCCTGTCGCGGGCTCGCCACGTGCTGCGGCGCAAGCGCGACGGCCAGTACCTGGCCGCCGACCTCCCCGAAGGACTGCTCGCGCTGGTGCCGCACCTGCGCCGCGAACCCGGGCTGGACGCGGCGCTGGACCTGGTCGAAGCCGCCCCCGGCCACCTGCGTGCCGGTCTGGAACACGTGCACGAACTGCCGCTGGACCGGCTCGAGGACCGCCTGGAGGCGCTGGGCCTGGACGACGCCTACGCCGAGCGCACGGGCCTTGCGCTGGTGGCCGAACCGGACTGGCTGGCCTTCGCCGGTTTCGATCGCTACCGCCGCCCGCTGTGGCTGCGCGTGGAAGCCGCGCGCGCCTGGGCGCTGATGCACGACGCCGCGCTGCGCGATGACGTCGTGCTGGAAGCGATCTCCGGCTACCGCAGCCACGACTACCAGCTGGGCATTTTCGAACGCAAGCTGGCCCGCGGGTTGAGCGTGGAGGAGATCCTCACGGTCAACGCCGCGCCGGGCTACAGCGAACACCATTCCGGCCTCGCGCTGGACATCGGCACGCCGGACGAACCGCCGGCCGAGGAATCTTTCGAAGGCACCCGCGCCTTCGCCTGGCTGCGCGACAACGCCGACGCCTACGGCTTCGCGATGACCTACCCCCGCGACAATCCGCACGGCATCGTCTACGAGCCGTGGCACTGGGCCTACCGCATCGCGTGA
- a CDS encoding DUF4177 domain-containing protein — translation MNQWTYQVIEIVPRMLGPAVSERLQEELNRLGEEGWELVSVIPVTPFDHLRAVLKRPA, via the coding sequence GTGAATCAGTGGACGTACCAGGTGATCGAAATCGTGCCGCGCATGCTCGGCCCGGCCGTCAGCGAACGGCTGCAGGAAGAGCTCAACCGCCTCGGCGAGGAAGGCTGGGAGCTGGTCAGCGTGATTCCGGTGACGCCGTTCGACCATCTGCGCGCGGTGCTCAAGCGCCCGGCCTGA
- a CDS encoding Arc family DNA binding domain-containing protein yields MTEKKAYPLRINADVLTAAQRWADDELRSLNAQIEYVLRDALRRAGRLPGPPANPHPASDEEST; encoded by the coding sequence GTGACCGAGAAGAAGGCCTACCCGCTGCGCATCAACGCCGACGTACTGACGGCCGCACAACGCTGGGCGGACGATGAACTGCGCAGCCTCAACGCGCAGATCGAGTACGTTTTGCGCGACGCTTTGCGACGCGCGGGCCGCCTGCCCGGCCCGCCCGCGAATCCCCATCCCGCATCCGACGAGGAATCGACGTGA
- a CDS encoding SPFH domain-containing protein, which translates to MKENPIRSLPGIPVLLVLIAIDVIALWQLMQAVDSGTPLRVGIAILVLVVATFCLLGLYMVEPNKSVVLSLFGKYVGTEKENGLRWNNPFYGTRKVSQRVRNFESGKLKVNELDGSPIEIAAVIVWQVVDSAEAVYNVDDYESFVHIQSESALRAMATSYPYDQHEEGQLALRSHAAEISQHLQDELAERLADAGVRVVDARISHLAYAPEIAQAMLQRQQANAIIAARTRIVAGAVGMVEMALAELQKNGVVHLDEERKAQMVSNLLVVLCGERSTQPIVNAGTLY; encoded by the coding sequence ATGAAAGAGAACCCGATCCGCTCCCTGCCGGGCATCCCGGTCCTGCTGGTCCTGATCGCAATCGACGTCATCGCCCTGTGGCAGCTGATGCAGGCCGTCGACTCCGGCACGCCCCTGCGGGTTGGCATCGCGATCCTGGTGCTGGTCGTGGCCACCTTCTGCCTGCTCGGCCTGTACATGGTCGAGCCGAACAAGTCGGTCGTGCTGAGTCTGTTCGGCAAGTACGTGGGCACCGAGAAGGAGAACGGCCTGCGCTGGAACAACCCCTTCTACGGCACCCGGAAGGTCAGCCAGCGCGTGCGCAACTTCGAGAGCGGCAAGCTCAAGGTCAATGAGCTGGACGGCAGCCCGATCGAGATCGCCGCCGTCATCGTCTGGCAGGTCGTGGACAGCGCCGAGGCGGTCTACAACGTGGACGATTACGAGAGCTTCGTGCACATCCAGTCCGAATCCGCACTGCGCGCGATGGCGACGAGTTACCCCTACGACCAGCACGAGGAAGGCCAGCTCGCGTTGCGCAGCCACGCCGCGGAAATCAGTCAGCACCTGCAGGACGAACTGGCCGAACGCCTGGCCGACGCGGGCGTGCGCGTGGTCGATGCGCGCATCAGCCACCTGGCCTACGCGCCGGAAATCGCCCAGGCGATGCTGCAGCGCCAGCAGGCCAATGCGATCATCGCCGCACGCACGCGCATCGTCGCCGGTGCGGTGGGCATGGTCGAAATGGCGCTGGCCGAACTGCAGAAGAACGGCGTGGTGCACCTGGACGAGGAGCGCAAGGCGCAGATGGTCAGCAACCTGCTGGTGGTGTTGTGCGGCGAGCGTTCCACGCAGCCGATCGTCAACGCCGGCACGCTCTACTGA
- the purT gene encoding formate-dependent phosphoribosylglycinamide formyltransferase: MVTLGTPLSPHAFRVLLLGSGELGREVAIELQRFGAEVIAADRYADAPAMQVAHRSHVLDMLDGGAVRALIALERPHLIVPEIEAIHTQTLVELEREFAARGSDVRVIPTARAARLTMDREGIRRLAAETLGLPTSPYRFVDTLEDYRAAVAEIGLPCVVKPVMSSSGKGQSLVRVQADIDNAWEYAQTGGRAGAGRVIVEGFIDFEYEITLLTVRHAGGTTFCAPIGHLQRDGDYRESWQPQAMSPRALERAQDIARAITDDLGGWGVFGVELFVKGDEVWFSEVSPRPHDTGLVTLISQDLSEFALHARAILGLPIPAIRQFAPAASCAVLAQGHGVPVFSGVDAALAQADTQLRLFGKPRVEGHRRVAVTLALADDVDAARESARNAAAALSIELR, from the coding sequence ATGGTCACGCTCGGCACGCCCTTGTCCCCGCATGCATTCCGCGTGCTCCTGCTCGGTTCGGGCGAACTCGGCAGGGAAGTGGCGATCGAGCTGCAGCGCTTCGGTGCCGAAGTCATCGCCGCCGACCGCTACGCCGATGCGCCGGCGATGCAGGTGGCCCATCGCAGCCACGTGCTGGACATGCTCGACGGCGGAGCGGTGCGCGCGCTGATCGCGCTGGAACGTCCGCATCTGATCGTGCCGGAGATCGAAGCGATCCACACCCAGACGCTGGTCGAACTGGAGCGTGAGTTCGCCGCGCGCGGCAGCGACGTGCGCGTGATCCCGACCGCCCGCGCCGCGCGGCTGACGATGGACCGCGAAGGCATCCGCCGACTCGCCGCGGAGACGCTGGGCCTGCCGACGTCGCCCTACCGTTTCGTCGACACGCTGGAGGACTATCGCGCCGCGGTCGCCGAAATCGGCCTGCCCTGCGTGGTGAAGCCCGTGATGTCGTCCTCCGGCAAGGGCCAGAGCCTGGTGCGCGTGCAGGCGGACATCGACAACGCGTGGGAGTACGCACAGACGGGCGGTCGCGCCGGTGCCGGCCGCGTCATCGTCGAGGGCTTCATCGACTTCGAATACGAAATCACCCTGCTGACCGTGCGTCACGCCGGCGGCACCACGTTCTGCGCGCCGATCGGCCACCTGCAGCGCGACGGCGATTACCGCGAAAGCTGGCAGCCGCAGGCGATGTCGCCGCGCGCGCTGGAACGTGCGCAAGACATCGCGCGCGCGATCACCGACGACCTCGGCGGCTGGGGCGTGTTCGGCGTGGAATTGTTCGTGAAGGGTGACGAGGTGTGGTTCAGCGAAGTGTCGCCGCGCCCGCACGACACCGGGCTGGTCACGTTGATCTCGCAGGACCTGAGCGAGTTCGCGCTGCATGCGCGCGCGATCCTGGGCCTGCCGATTCCGGCGATCCGGCAGTTCGCCCCGGCGGCGTCGTGCGCGGTGCTGGCGCAGGGCCATGGCGTGCCGGTGTTCTCCGGCGTCGATGCCGCCTTGGCGCAGGCCGACACGCAGCTGCGCCTGTTCGGCAAGCCGCGCGTGGAAGGCCATCGCCGCGTGGCGGTGACGCTGGCGCTCGCGGACGATGTCGATGCTGCGCGCGAATCGGCGCGCAATGCCGCCGCTGCCCTTTCCATCGAACTGCGCTGA